One Coffea eugenioides isolate CCC68of chromosome 2, Ceug_1.0, whole genome shotgun sequence genomic window, ATTTAAGAGTCAAACACAACATCTTAGcaattatgaaattaactaAGAAATCATTTTATTTAAGACTTATCACTAAGAGAAAGAGAGACAGGAAAAGAACAAAGAATaaaaggaaacaagaatatcACAATGTGCAAGGCCAATTTGCAAAAAATCTAAAAACATGCACTGTATCTTCATAATACAAAATTCTATACGGAATCTGATGGCATATTTCAAGTTATATTACTCATGTAAGCCCCCTATATATTGGATTTACAACTCAACtaagggtgcatttgataaaattgaaatctaaaaatTGAAACTTGAAATCTAAAAtatgaattcattaagttattaaattattgagtattaaatctaatatatttgagtgcatatcacattcagtgataagtgaataacttatcacttaattttaaaAGCAAATTTTACCTAAGAAATTCAGTgctatttaattaattcagatatttaATTTTTCGTTATCAAATGGTCTGAATATACTAAAatctaaattcattaaatttaagtactgaattgaattatcaagCAAGGTCTAAGATAGCAAAAGAATGATAcaaactgaaaaagaaaaaaaaaaaggaattaaagTAAAAGAAGGAAGGAAGTTGAAAGCCTAGAAGCACAGGGGATAGGGGACCCCAGAATCAAATCAATACAAGGCGGTTAAGGAGCACGATTGGACCATTGAGAAGCCAACGGATGTAAACAGGAGCTAGATATGAGCATAATTCATGGCCCCACTCGGTCTTCGCTGTCTCTTTGACCAGCCAAACCCCCCAAAGGCCCAAACCGCAACCATCCCCATCAACTCAACCCTGATCAAACCCCTCACCCCTCCCTAGTCCTTCCCCTGCCCTTGTTGGTTAGTTAACCTGGAGCAATCCAGTCAAGTCAGTAGCATTATTAAGTAGTAGCAGTAGAGTATtaacccaaacaaaaaaaaaaccgagCAGCAGTACCAGCATTATTAGCATCATACTACTACCACTACCAGGCCAGCAGCGGTAAAatcaaaaaaagaataaaaataaaccaCACGTGTGGGGCTGCAGGCTGCCTGCCACCTTAGTCAGAATAAAACCCACAAAAACACAGGCACAACAAGAGACACAAACAAACCCATAGCAGAgaccagagagagagagagagagcagagAGCACCCTCCTGCTGTGCTCCTTCCCTCCCCACCGccccaagaagaaagaaggaagtgCAAAGAAGCTGGCCCTCATTTCCTTGCCCGCCCGCCCCCTCCCCTGCGGCCCTAGCCCGTCCTCACAGCATTATCTTTAAGTCATGGTAACATTAACATTCCCTAAAGAGAATTTGCAGTGACCCCCCCCCGGCTTTATTTCTTGCCTTCCTCCTCATTCTTTCCTGCATCGCTGTCCACAATCCACATAcataaaattgacaaaataTTTATACGAGAGATACTCCACAAAGACAAAGACAAGGACAAAGTAGGAACAGGAGGAACAGAAGGAATGCGGGGAAGCTTAGAGCCATTGGACGTGGGAGTTCAGATCCCTTACTACTTTCGATGTCCCATTTCTCTGGAGCTGATGCGGGACCCTGTCACTGTTTGTACTGGCCAAACCTACGATCGTGCCAGCATCGAGTCTTGGGTCGCCACCGGCAACACTACCTGCCCTGTTACCCGTGCCCCACTCACCGACTTCACTCTCATCCCCAACCACACCCTCCGCCGCCTCATCCAGGACTGGTGCGTCGCCAACCGCTCCTTCGGCATCGAGCGAATCCCCACTCCTAAACAACCCGCCGACCCCGCCCTCGTTCGCTCCTTGCTCCACCAGGCTTCCTCTGCTTCCGCCCTTCCCGCCTCCCGCCTCTCTGCTTTGAGGAGGCTCCGAGCGCTCGCCCGCGACTCCGATAAGAACCGCGCCTTGATTTCCGCCAACAACGTCTCTGAGCTCCTCCTCTCCGTCGTTTTCCATTCCGACTCCGCCGACCTCAGTCACGAGGCGCTCGCGCTTTTGGCTTTATTCCAGCTCTCCGAGCCTCAGTGCGCCCTCGTCGCCTCCGATCCCGACCGAGTCTCGTATCTCGTCTCCCTGCTCAGTCATTCTTCAGTTGACGTCCGAGTCAACTCGGCCGCAGTAATCGAGATGGCCGTCGCCGGGACCAGATCGCCGGAGCTCCGCTCTCAAGTCAGCAATGCCGAGGGAATATTCGAGGGGGTTATCGGAATCCTCAACTATCCCTTGGCATATCCGAGGGCGTCGAAGATCGGAGTCAAGGCTCTGTTCGCCCTGTGCTTGGTGAAGCAAAACCGGCAGAGGGCGGTGACCGCCGGAGCGGTGGACGCGCTGGTTGACAGGCTGGCGGACTTCGAGAAGTGCGATGCCGAGAGAGCGCTGGCTACGGTGGAGCTGCTCTGCCGAATTCCGTCGGGGTGCGAGGCGTTCTCGGCGCACGCGCTGACGGTGCCGCTGCTGGTGAAAATTATTCTAAAAATATCGGACCGCGCCACGGAGTACGCGGCCGGGGCATTAGTGTCGCTGTGCTCGGCTTCCGATCAGGCACAGCGGGACGCGGTGGTCGCCGGGGTGTTGACTCAGCTGTTGTTGCTGGTCCAGAGCGATTGCACGGATCGAGCGAAGAGAAAAGCGCAAATGCTGTTGAAGTTGCTACGGGATTCTTGGCCGGAGGACTCAATTGGAAATTCGGACGATTTTGGTTGCAGCGACGTCGTTGCGTTTTGACTCACATGATGGATGATTTCAACCTTCTCATTCTTTCCGTTTTTTGGGGGAGCTGTAGTAGAGTGTAATTTCCAGTAGTAGCGGTATTTTCTAGTACTAGTAGTAGTGTATTTTTTgggaaagcaaaaaaaaaaaaaagcccccaaaaagaaaaggaagaagaacaTAGAGACGAGCGAGTAAAAATTgagtgagaaagagagagagttttATGTTGGGTACACGGTGGGGGAGGTGTTTTGCTTCTGTGTGTACTTTTTCCTTTCCTCTGtaagtaagttttttttttttttggctgaaaATGTTTAAAGAAGTTAAAAAAGGCAAATTGGTCCAAGCAAATCATGGCGCATGAATGATCTTATTGCACTTGGCATCGCACGAAGTCTTGTTTTATAGTAGTAGTATTTATTATTGACTGCTACTGAAGATCATTTTACTCGCAGGCGTTAATTCTAAAATGGGCCACAATTTCAATTTGTTTTCTCAAACAGTTGATGAATTGTGCactcattattattattattaaccACTTGACTTGAACTCTTTGCTTGTAAGTTGTGTCAATGTTATAATTGAAATCGGGCGggggtgtgtttggattgccaattttttaaagaaaaattgttacgtttttcgtgaacacatttttcaatcatctttttacctcgtatatatcaaatcgttacagtaatttttctacaaaaaaattcaaaaaaatgcaatgtgtttggattgccaaatttttaaagaaaaattgttacgtttttttgtgaacatatttttcaatcatctttttacctcatatatattaaatcgctacagtagtttttctacaaaaaattcaaaaaaatacaatccaaacgaTTAATTTGAAGTCAGAACTTGTTAATTTAGCATCCCATTCTCATCCTCAGTCGCTGCTAGCATAAACAATTGTTTGACTTTATGATTTAGAATTAAAGGGAGCAGTAGTAGCAAATTGTCAAAAAGAATACTTGTGTGAAATACCTTGTTCTGCCTGCAACTGCAAGCAATTTCTTGCACAGAAAATTTCTTTCAAATCGTCAAAAGATGCTTGCTATCAAACTTTAAACAAAACGAAAAGGGGACTGGAAGAAGAACATGATGGGCTGGCCCATGGATTAGTCCTTGACATTGACATGTTTAGGAGTGATGTGAAAGGCACACAATCAAAATGTTGCCTTGTTTCGAAAGCATAATAACTTTTTAACTGTTTCACTTGCAGATTCATTCATTCATTAGCTGTGATTTTTGGCAACTTCTTCTGGGAGCTGGGGGCATCACCTCATTAGCTATCTCAACACCTCACACCTATGCGGCTACACCAAAAAAAGAGAGACATCTACTACGCCTACAGTTTTTAATCAATTGAGCtgaaaagtttcaaaagaaaaaaaaaaaaaaaaaaaaagacgaacCGTGATGCATACGATATTGAATGCATTTGATCCATTAATACGGACGAAAAAAGGGACGTCGGATCCGGcatttcacacacacacacacacacacacacacacacacacacacacacagaggatatatcatatatatatgggcaaattatccaattggccCTTGAACTCTTTGTTTAAGTAAAAATAAGcccctcatctattttttgctgactttaagctctcgaacttgtaaaattgggTATCCGTGACCCTTTTAGCCAATTTCTCCGGTTTTGCAACCGGAAGGGGAATTCACACGAATGGCAGTATGCTTTTaagaagggcatttttgtccgcatATTCTGAGCAAAAAAGGAACAACTCCTCTCTCTTCCTTTCATGGACTACTCCTACACCTACGACGACCTCATCTTCCTCCTCTACTTCATTGACTTCTCCACCGATGTCgtctccctctcctctcctctctccTGCAACCTCTCCCTCACCCTCCCATTCGTTTCCTCCCCCATGGACACCATCTCCAAGTCCTCCATGGCTTCAGCCATGGCCTCCCTCGGCGAAGTCACAGTGAAGCCCTCCATCTCTGAGATCAAAATCTCCTCGCTCAGCTTCGCCCTCAGCAGCCCATACAGCAGGCACGCGAAGTCACAGTGAAGCCCCTCGTCCCGCGAGATCAGCTCGTTGGAGAAGGTCAAGCCCGGCATCAGCCCCCAATTCTTCACCCAGAATATGGCGCAAAAGCTCCCTGAGAAGAATATCCCCTCCACGCAGGCGAAGGCCACCAGGCGCTCCGCGAAGGACTCGGAGTCGTCGATCCAGTGGAGGGCCCACTTGGTGCCATCAGGTTTTCGTCTAGTCTGCACGAGCTGAAGAATGAGAGGTCGGCGAGTACAAATATCCGAACCTCTGGGCAAGAAATCTCTTCTGACTAGTGCCTCCAGAACATTCGATTTTCCACTGCTCTGGCTTCCGACGACCGCCACTTGCGGCAATTCAATTGTAGACTAACTGGAGAGCTACGCGAATATGTCTTGGAGCTTGTTGACGATCGGAATGACCGAGCTCCCCAACGGCACAACTGGCTAAAATTGGATTGACTGGCCAGAGACGGAGAAGCAACGGTGTCGTTTACTGGTTCACTGTCGTCGGCTGAGAATTGAGACCAATCAAATCAACTGTGCATTAGCTACCGTGTTCTACTGTGTGTGGAAGAGATCGAAAGAGGGGAGTACTGAAACCCTAGTGTCGCGTGAGTTTTGAATCTTTTGACAAAAATGCCATTTTTCAAAGCATACTGTCATTCGTGTGAATTCCCCTTCCGATTGCAAAACCggagaaactggctaaaagggtcacggatacccaattttacaagtttgagggcttaaagtcagcaaaaaatagatgaggggCTTATTTTTACTTAAACAAAGAGTTCAAGggccaattggataatttgccctatatatatatatatatatagcggTGCAAAAGGGGCAATCGATTGCTaaataaaagaagaataatGCTCGAGACTTATTAGAGAGTGGATTTATTTAAAGGCCCTGAAAAAGTGCTCAACGTACGTATGGGAAGGTCCACAGAAGCTTTCCAACCAAAGTACCCATCATCGCTTCGCTTCCATACCAATCATGATTTTGATGTTCTTTTTCCCATACCATCGGATCTAAATTAAAGAccaaaaaatctttttttagTTGTCCCATGCCAAAGCCATTTCGATGAAAATATTTGGCACTTGGCCCCTTAGTCTAATAGTCCAGGGGAGGATTTCGAATGCCCTCTTTTTCTCTGTGTCACCTTCTCGTCAACTGgccctctttctctctttttttttttttttttttctaaaacgATAAACCTAatctatcctacactaagaGGAAGGGGGCGGACCTAAGGAGGTCCAGAGATAAACCGGAGGGGACTGAACTACCACCGGACCAGACGGATGCACAGCACACCCGAACTGGCCCTCTTTCTCTGTTGTACAActtttataataaataatacTTTTTTTGGATGTTGGAAAAGAAGAATGATATATTGGCAAAGACttttttcacttcttgtttgttttaatttgatTAGAAACTTCGCTTGCTAAAAGTTTGATGAATAGACTATAGCTTAAATGGAACCATGAAATCTGTCGCCAGAATTACATTTCAACCACCCCCGGCTTTGCAGTGATCTGATGGGCTCTCGTACTAAGGTCCATTAATGAACACAAAGTCCAAACTGGAGCCCAACAATCACTGATGCCACCGTTGGGCCCCTGCGGCTTCTCTCGACTCACGGGTAGTACAAtcagaaaagaaattaaacggccaaaaaaaaaaaaaaaggagatatTTGATGGACATGAAGTATGATAACTTATCTCGGATTTAAATGCATTTCTTGAAGGTCAGGTCAGGTCAGGTGGGCTAAACACActagaaaaatatatatgtattgcCATTACAGTACTATAATGTTTGCTTGCTGCAATCTGGAACAAACTTTTGTGGCTGATCATGAAGAAGTTTCTTCTTTATCATCATCATGATTATTATTACCAATTCAAGCACTCAATGCAGCACATAATTAATTATGGTTAAATGGAAACAAAATTCATATGCAAGAGATTAGAGATGACATGGAAGACGAAACgctgaaaaataaaaaaaaaaaaagctcaaaGAGATTAAAGGTAGTGGTGCAACTTGGATTCTGAGTGAGATATATCATATGCTGCAACTTTTGCTGATCAGGATATATACCTGACTGACTTCAACATTAAAATCCTAATTATGCTCTTCCTCCAGAGATAGACAGcacccaaaataaataaataaacatttcGGCCTAAGAAATTAATCAATCATGATCTCATATCTTATTGCTTGAACTTGCGCTGGCGCTGGCGCTGGAGCTGTTACAAGGAAGACATGTACATCATCATCTCCCCCGTAGCTAAATGGAAAATATCATCAAATGAGAACGCCTCCGGGTACTGATGATCCAGAGCCTGAAACGCAAAATCATGTTCCCAAAAAAATGTTATCATGCATCAAGAAAGGTAAGACTACCAACATTTGCAGCAACCATCGACTAAAAGATACTCGCTAGATTATGAAATGAAACTCGTTTGATTATGTACTTGTTGTGTTGATGCAAGAATGGAACTTTTAATCAGTGGtcattttactctttttttgaaaaaaatgaggaTAAAAGGCTAAGCACCTTCTTCTTCATAAATTTTAGTATGTCTATATTTGTTTCTTCTTGATCttgatattattattattaa contains:
- the LOC113759547 gene encoding U-box domain-containing protein 26, translating into MRGSLEPLDVGVQIPYYFRCPISLELMRDPVTVCTGQTYDRASIESWVATGNTTCPVTRAPLTDFTLIPNHTLRRLIQDWCVANRSFGIERIPTPKQPADPALVRSLLHQASSASALPASRLSALRRLRALARDSDKNRALISANNVSELLLSVVFHSDSADLSHEALALLALFQLSEPQCALVASDPDRVSYLVSLLSHSSVDVRVNSAAVIEMAVAGTRSPELRSQVSNAEGIFEGVIGILNYPLAYPRASKIGVKALFALCLVKQNRQRAVTAGAVDALVDRLADFEKCDAERALATVELLCRIPSGCEAFSAHALTVPLLVKIILKISDRATEYAAGALVSLCSASDQAQRDAVVAGVLTQLLLLVQSDCTDRAKRKAQMLLKLLRDSWPEDSIGNSDDFGCSDVVAF
- the LOC113759141 gene encoding ribonucleoside-diphosphate reductase small chain B-like — its product is MVWEKEHQNHDWYGSEAMMGTLVGKLLWTFPYTRRKPDGTKWALHWIDDSESFAERLVAFACVEGIFFSGSFCAIFWVKNWGLMPGLTFSNELISRDEGLHCDFACLLYGLLRAKLSEEILISEMEGFTVTSPREAMAEAMEDLEMVSMGEETNGRVRERLQERGEERETTSVEKSMK